From a region of the Rhinolophus sinicus isolate RSC01 linkage group LG04, ASM3656204v1, whole genome shotgun sequence genome:
- the LOC109460898 gene encoding ring finger protein-like, with amino-acid sequence MAPRHEEQPPMRGRGSWRRRWLLQGQCQTLSWPQRGTLTFTAPTTTVATLGSQSTYPDSCPRTPTHDLTDLSSGLPGPPSASPRPEPLDPWPQVLADKGVDSQALENPQGARAPDSEPLLGATAAAHPWAGPTGEEECPICTEPYGPGEHCLTLLNCGHGLCSGCLHQLLGTAPSADMGRVRCPLCRQKTPMLEWEICQLQEELLQADGPQQPPPPTPPLPPLRGPGAWASLEHRYQLRFLVGPVGSRGCLPFLPCPPCLGARLWALREQGPCARRLALLGLLGLELLGLLLVFTPLILLGLLFMLLDRSGY; translated from the exons ATGGCTCCCAGGCATGAGGAACAACCGCCCATG AGGGGGCGAGGATCCTGGAGGAGGCGGTGGCTGCTGCAAGGTCAGTGCCAGACCCTGTCCTGGCCCCAGAGGGGCACACTGACCTTTACAGCCCCAACCACCACAGTCGCCACCCTGGGGTCCCAGTCCACCTATCCTGACTCCTGTCCCAGGACCCCTACTCATGACCTCACTGACCTCAGCTCTGGGCTACCCGGTCCACCTTCGGCCTCTCCGAGACCTGAGCCCCTGGACCCATGGCCCCAAGTGCTGGCAGATAAAGGGGTGGACAGCCAGGCCCTTGAGAACCCTCAGGGTGCCAGGGCTCCGGACAGTGAGCCCCTGCTGGGGGCCACAGCTGCAGCCCACCCCTGGGCCGGGCCCACAGGGGAGGAGGAGTGCCCCATCTGCACAGAGCCCTATGGGCCCGGTGAGCACTGCTTGACCCTGCTGAACTGTGGCCACGGTCTGTGCTCAGGCTGCCTGCACCAGCTGCTGGGCACAGCCCCCAGCGCTGACATGGGCCGGGTGCGCTGCCCGCTGTGTCGCCAGAAGACGCCCATGCTCGAATGGGAGATCTGCCAGCTGCAGGAGGAGTTGCTACAGGCTGATGGGCCCCagcaacccccgccccccacacctcccctgccccccctccGGGGCCCTGGGGCCTGGGCCTCCCTAGAGCACCGCTACCAGCTGCGCTTCCTGGTGGGGCCTGTGGGCAGCCGGGGCTGCCTGCCCTTCCTGCCCTGCCCGCCCTGCCTGGGTGCCCGGCTCTGGGCCCTGCGGGAGCAGGGACCCTGTGCCCGCCGCCTGGCACTGCTGGGCCTGCTGGGCCTCGAGCTGCTGGGCCTCCTGCTGGTCTTCACACCGCTCATACTGCTGGGGCTGCTGTTCATGTTGCTGGACCGCTCAGGCTACTGA
- the RNF208 gene encoding RING finger protein 208: protein MPADPGPEVGSGWPGLLMSCLKGPHVILKMEAMKIVHPEKFPELQAAAPCFPPVPRPTPALAPKRAWPSDTEIIVNQACGGDMPALEGAPRTPPLPRRPRKGSAELGFPRVAPVDEVIVNQYVMRPSPTASGAPVGAAPAAGEPLECPTCGHTYNVTQRRPRVLSCLHSVCEQCLQILYESCPKYKFISCPTCRRETVLFTDYGLAALAVNTSILSRLPPEALTAPSGGQWGGEPEGSCYQTFRQYCGAACTCHVRNPLSACSIM from the coding sequence ATGCCGGCTGACCCTGGGCCCGAGGTGGGCAGTGGCTGGCCGGGCCTCCTCATGTCCTGCCTGAAGGGCCCCCATGTCATCCTCAAGATGGAGGCCATGAAGATTGTCCACCCTGAGAAGTTCCCCGAGCTGCAGGCGGCCGCCCCCTGCTTCCCACCTGTGCCCCGGCCCACCCCAGCTCTGGCACCCAAGCGTGCCTGGCCCTCAGACACGGAGATCATTGTCAACCAGGCATGTGGGGGGGACATGCCTGCCTTGGAAGGGGCGCCCcgcaccccacccctgccacgGCGGCCCCGCAAGGGCAGTGCGGAGCTGGGCTTCCCCCGCGTGGCGCCAGTGGACGAGGTGATTGTGAATCAGTACGTGATGCGGCCCAGCCCCACAGCCTCGGGGGCCCCAGTGGGGGCTGCACCAGCTGCGGGTGAGCCCCTGGAGTGCCCCACCTGCGGGCACACGTACAATGTCACTCAGCGGCGGCCCCGTGTGCTGTCCTGCCTGCACTCTGTGTGTGAGCAGTGCTTGCAAATCCTGTATGAGTCCTGCCCCAAGTACAAGTTCATCTCCTGCCCCACCTGCCGCCGTGAGACTGTGCTCTTCACTGACTACGGCCTGGCTGCGCTGGCTGTCAACACGTCCATCTTGAGCCGCCTGCCGCCTGAGGCGCTGACCGCCCCATCGGGTGGCCAATGGGGGGGCGAGCCCGAGGGCAGCTGCTACCAGACCTTCCGGCAGTACTGTGGGGCTGCGTGCACCTGCCACGTGCGGAACCCGCTGTCAGCCTGCTCCATCATGTAG
- the CYSRT1 gene encoding cysteine-rich tail protein 1: MDPHEMIVKNPYAHISIPRAHLRPDLGQQLEAAPSCSESQSLPMGPCSLEPSRLLQPLEVAPGPKGAKGAKGAAPVKGQQAWQQPGNPYSSGQRPAGLTYTGLPPIGRGDDIAHHCCCCPCCSCCHCPRFCRCHSCCCVVS, translated from the coding sequence ATGGACCCCCATGAGATGATCGTCAAGAACCCGTATGCCCACATCAGCATCCCTCGGGCACACCTACGGCCTgacctggggcagcagctggaggcaGCGCCCTCCTGCTCAGAGTCACAGTCTCTGCCTATGGGTCCCTGCAGCCTGGAGCCCAGCCgcctcctgcagcccctggaGGTTGCTCCAGGGCCTAAGGGCGCCAAGGGGGCCAAGGGGGCCGCCCCTGTCAAGGGCCAGCAGGCCTGGCAGCAGCCGGGCAACCCCTACAGCAGTGGGCAACGCCCGGCAGGACTGACCTACACCGGCCTGCCACCTATCGGGCGCGGTGACGACATTGCCCACCACTGCTGCTGCTGtccctgctgctcctgctgccacTGCCCTCGCTTCTGCCGCTGCCACAGCTGCTGCTGCGTAGTCTCCTAG
- the RNF224 gene encoding RING finger protein 224, which produces MGTRAVPKRRHLLVPLATTHPPGLHRPGLLSSRVGSGCQGLDHTGHSQRQAGWARAPLRASRRMLRPQGPQASEEGTAAGTRRGDCIICYSAYDLTGHLPRRLYCGHTFCQACVRRLDTPAHEQRWIPCPQCRQSTPTPRGGVATLDLDLAAFLAIKAEREPSRVEPPPPAPLKGSTAITQQPAGLCPSLGPQPHFPRPRCCCWGCSNLCLAPPGSPEV; this is translated from the coding sequence ATGGGAACCCGGGCTGTGCCCAAACGCAGGCATCTGCTGGTCCCACTGGCCACTACCCACCCTCCGGGTCTGCACAGGCCTGGGCTCCTGTCCTCTAGGGTGGGCTCCGGATGCCAGGgcctggaccacacaggacattCACAGAGGCAAGCGGGCTGGGCTAGAGCTCCCCTGCGTGCCTCCCGCAGGATGCTGCGGCCACAGGGTCCCCAGGCCTCGGAGGAGGGGACAGCCGCTGGGACCCGGCGGGGCGATTGCATCATCTGCTACTCGGCCTACGATCTCACTGGGCATTTGCCTCGCCGCCTCTACTGCGGCCACACCTTCTGCCAGGCGTGCGTGCGGCGGCTGGACACGCCAGCCCACGAGCAGCGCTGGATCCCCTGCCCGCAGTGCCGCCAGAGCACGCCCACGCCCCGCGGAGGGGTGGCCACACTGGACCTCGACCTGGCCGCCTTCCTGGCCATCAAGGCCGAGCGGGAGCCATCTCGAGTGgagcccccgccccccgcacCCCTCAAAGGCAGCACAGCCATCACTCAGCAACCGGCAGGGCTCTGCCCATCCTTGGGCCCCCAGCCCCACTTCCCTCGAcccagatgctgctgctgggGCTGCAGCAACCTCTGCTTGGCGCCACCGGGCAGCCCCGAGGTCTGA
- the SLC34A3 gene encoding sodium-dependent phosphate transport protein 2C: MPNSLTGGQVPPPTLDTVGLVDRSLGNAGTSSSASVLEEGAVDPWALPELKDTGQSWKELSVAGRARRVTIGFLKACGLLGNLYLFICSLDILSSAFQLLGGKVAGDIFKDSVVLSNPVAGLVIGVLVTVLVQSSSTSSSIVVSMVASKLLTVRASVPIIMGVNVGTSITSTLVSMAQSGDRDEFRRAFAGSAVHGIFNWLTVLILLPLESAVALLERLSALALDVTSLQAGVHAPDILKVLTQPLTHLIVQLDNDVITSGATGNATNSSLIKQWCGTRGQTTTGNSSDCGGVDALGPCPGRNGSATTEQLPCHHLFVGTALTDLAVGFILLAASLLVLCTCLVLIVKLLNSVLRGRIAQAVRMVINADFPFPFGWLSGYLAILVGAGLTFVLQSSSVFTAAIVPLLGVGVISLERVYPLLLGSNIGTTTTALLAALASPSNMLLSAIQVALIHFFFNLAGILLWYVVPVLRLPIPMAKRFGDLTARYRWVAVAYLLLSFLLLPLAAFGLSLAGDTVLAAVGGPLVALVLLLILVNFLQRHRPAWLPRPLRSWAWLPLWLHSLEPWDRLLSRCCPCRACSTPQATVKEAHCYENPDILASQQL, encoded by the exons ATGCCGAATTCCCTCACCGGTGGCCAGGTCCCCCCTCCTACTCTGGACACGGTTGGCCTGGTGGACCGGAGTCTTGGAAATGCAG GGACCTCCAGTTCTGCCTCCGTCTTGGAAGAGGGGGCCGTGGACCCCTGGGCCCTTCCTGAGCTGAAGGACACTGGCCAGTCCTGGAAAG AGCTCAGCGTGGCCGGCAGGGCGCGCCGTGTGACCATCGGCTTCCTCAAGGCCTGCGGGCTCCTGGGCAACCTCTACCTCTTCATCTGCTCCCTGGACATCCTCAGCTCTGCCTTCCAGCTGCTGGGTG GCAAAGTGGCCGGAGACATCTTCAAGGACAGTGTGGTGCTGTCCAACCCGGTGGCGGGCCTAGTCATCGGTGTGCTGGTCACAGTTCTTGTGCAGAGCTCCAGCACATCCTCCTCGATCGTGGTCAGCATGGTGGCCTCCAAGT TGCTGACTGTCCGGGCCTCTGTGCCTATCATCATGGGTGTCAATGTGGGCACGTCTATCACCAGCACCCTGGTCTCTATGGCACAGTCAGGGGACCGGGATGAGTTTCGGAG GGCCTTCGCGGGCTCGGCAGTGCACGGCATCTTCAACTGGCTCACGGTGCTGATACTGCTGCCTCTGGAGAGCGCCGTAGCCCTGCTGGAGAGGCTCAGTGCCCTGGCCCTGGATGTCACCAGCCTGCAGGCGGGGGTGCACGCCCCCGACATCCTCAAGGTGCTGACACAGCCGCTCACACACCTCATTGTGCAG CTGGACAATGATGTCATTACTAGTGGCGCCACGGGCAACGCCACCAACAGCAGCCTCATTAAGCAATGGTGTGGCACAAGGGGCCAGACG ACCACAGGAAACAGCAGTGATTGTGGTGGAGTGGACGCCCTTGGCCCCTGCCCAGGGAGGAACGGCTCAGCCACCACGGAGCAACtgccct GCCACCACCTGTTCGTGGGCACAGCGCTCACGGACCTGGCCGTGGGCTTCATCCTGCTGGCGGCCTCCCTGCTAGTCCTCTGCACCTGCCTGGTCCTCATCGTCAAGCTGCTCAACTCTGTGCTTCGTGGCCGCATTGCCCAGGCTGTGAGGATGGTCATCAACGCTG ACTTCCCCTTCCCGTTCGGCTGGCTCAGCGGCTACCTGGCCATCTTGGTGGGTGCTGGCCTCACCTTTGTGCTCCAAAGCAGCAGCGTCTTCACAGCAGCCATCGTGCCACTCCTGG GGGTCGGGGTGATCAGCCTGGAGCGGGTGTACCCCCTCTTACTGGGCTCCAACATTggcaccaccaccacagccttgCTGGCTGCCCTGGCCAGCCCCTCAAACATGCTGCTCAGTGCCATCCAG GTTGCCCTCATCCACTTCTTTTTCAACCTGGCTGGCATTCTGCTGTGGTACGTGGTGCCTGTCCTGCGGCTGCCCATCCCGATGGCCAAGCGCTTTGGGGACCTGACCGCCCGTTACCGCTGGGTGGCCGTCGCCTACCTACTCCTCAGCTTCCTGCTGCTGCCACTGGCCGCCTTTGGGCTCTCCCTGGCGGGGGACACGGTGCTGGCCGCAGTCGGGGGGCCCCTGGTGGCATTGGTGCTTCTCCTTATTCTGGTCAACTTTCTGCAGAGGCATCGGCCAGCCTGGCTGCCTCGCCCTCTGCGGTCCTGGGCCTGGCTCCCCCTCTGGCTCCACTCTCTGGAGCCCTGGGACCGCCTGCTGAGCCGGTGTTGCCCCTGCAGGGCCTGCAGCACCCCTCAGGCCACCGTCAAGGAGGCCCACTGCTACGAGAACCCAGACATCCTGGCCTCCCAGCAGTTGTGA
- the TUBB4B gene encoding tubulin beta-4B chain has translation MREIVHLQAGQCGNQIGAKFWEVISDEHGIDPTGTYHGDSDLQLERINVYYNEATGGKYVPRAVLVDLEPGTMDSVRSGPFGQIFRPDNFVFGQSGAGNNWAKGHYTEGAELVDSVLDVVRKEAESCDCLQGFQLTHSLGGGTGSGMGTLLISKIREEYPDRIMNTFSVVPSPKVSDTVVEPYNATLSVHQLVENTDETYCIDNEALYDICFRTLKLTTPTYGDLNHLVSATMSGVTTCLRFPGQLNADLRKLAVNMVPFPRLHFFMPGFAPLTSRGSQQYRALTVPELTQQMFDAKNMMAACDPRHGRYLTVAAVFRGRMSMKEVDEQMLNVQNKNSSYFVEWIPNNVKTAVCDIPPRGLKMSATFIGNSTAIQELFKRISEQFTAMFRRKAFLHWYTGEGMDEMEFTEAESNMNDLVSEYQQYQDATAEEEGEFEEEAEEEVA, from the exons ATGAGGGAGATCGTGCACCTGCAGGCCGGCCAGTGCGGCAACCAGATCGGCGCCAAG TTCTGGGAGGTGATCAGCGACGAGCATGGCATCGATCCTACCGGCACTTACCACGGGGACAGCGACCTGCAGCTGGAGCGGATCAACGTATACTACAATGAGGCCACTG gtgGCAAGTACGTGCCCCGCGCCGTGCTCGTGGACTTGGAGCCCGGCACCATGGACTCTGTGCGCTCGGGGCCGTTTGGGCAGATCTTCAGGCCAGACAACTTCGTTTTCG GTCAGAGTGGTGCTGGAAACAACTGGGCCAAGGGGCACTACACGGAAGGTGCAGAGCTCGTCGACTCAGTGCTGGACGTCGTAAGGAAGGAGGCTGAGAGCTGCGACTGCCTGCAGGGCTTCCAGCTGACCCATTCCCTGGGTGGGGGGACTGGGTCTGGGATGGGCACTCTCCTTATCAGCAAGATCAGAGAGGAGTACCCCGACAGGATCATGAACACCTTCAGCGTGGTGCCGTCGCCCAAGGTGTCGGACACCGTGGTGGAGCCCTACAACGCCACCCTCTCAGTCCACCAGCTGGTGGAGAACACAGACGAGACCTACTGCATCGACAACGAGGCCCTCTACGACATCTGCTTTCGCACCCTCAAGCTGACCACACCCACTTATGGTGATCTAAACCACCTGGTGTCGGCCACCATGAGCGGGGTCACCACCTGCCTCCGCTTCCCTGGCCAGCTCAATGCCGACCTGCGCAAGCTGGCTGTCAACATGGTGCCCTTCCCACGCCTGCACTTTTTCATGCCCGGCTTCGCCCCGCTGACCAGCCGGGGCAGCCAGCAGTACCGTGCCCTGACCGTACCCGAGCTCACCCAGCAGATGTTTGACGCCAAGAACATGATGGCCGCCTGCGACCCCCGCCACGGCCGCTACCTGACAGTGGCCGCCGTGTTCCGGGGCCGCATGTCCATGAAAGAAGTGGATGAGCAGATGCTCAACGTGCAGAACAAGAACAGCAGCTACTTCGTGGAGTGGATCCCCAACAACGTGAAGACGGCCGTGTGCGACATCCCGCCGCGCGGCCTGAAGATGTCGGCCACCTTCATCGGCAACAGCACGGCGATTCAGGAGCTGTTCAAGCGCATCTCGGAGCAGTTCACGGCCATGTTCCGGCGCAAGGCCTTCCTGCACTGGTACACGGGCGAAGGCATGGACGAGATGGAGTTCACCGAGGCCGAGAGCAACATGAACGACCTGGTGTCCGAGTACCAGCAGTACCAGGATGCCACGGCCGAGGAGGAGGGCGAGtttgaggaggaggcagaggaggaggtaGCCTAG
- the CIMIP2A gene encoding ciliary microtubule inner protein 2A — MTATQKHTLFTPEPHYIPGYAGFYPQLRYQVGNTYGRTTAQLLTDPSVQKSPCSVLSPIAKPKFIEDFSKSKPPLIPCRDLTEPHIPHYTGLKHYKNFEILGRFSPQEVHTEGLPGVENVSRQVSLPAGFMPYPPYPPCPPGRKDSRDFRHPGLQLAYGEEGWKSTTPVHEGPGQYQLYHCRRNEYPPPAHQQETLDVGRFHRLPQLDHPNMIQRKAISGYAGFIPRFACMMGLNYRDGVTQAMDEFDKSQFLFRNPACTQGERLPRTHWPNRTIYNSQGLIPFYMGFVPSMRDDFALTFGNSTRKAYQKELERREQTLKML, encoded by the exons ATGACAGCTACTCAGAAACACACCCTCTTCACACCAGAACCTCACTATATCCCTGG CTATGCTGGCTTCTATCCGCAGCTGCGCTACCAGGTGGGGAACACCTATGGGCGCACCACCGCCCAGCTGCTCACAGACCCCAGTGTGCAGAAGAGCCCCTGCTCTGTGCTGTCGCCCATAGCCAAACCCAAGTTCATCGAGGACTTTAGCAAGTCCAAGCCACCCCTGATCCCCTGCCGCGACCTGACAGAGCCCCACATCCCCCACTACACGG GTCTGAAGCACTACAAGAACTTTGAGATCCTGGGCCGGTTCTCACCCCAGGAGGTGCACACCGAGGGCCTGCCGGGGGTAGAGAACGTATCCAGGCAGGTCTCACTGCCTGCGGGCTTCATGCCCTATCCCCCCTACCCCCCGTGCCCACCAGGTAGGAAGGATTCCAGGGACTTCAGACACCCGGGCCTGCAACTGGCATACGGGGAGGAGGGCTGGAAGAGCACCACCCCTGTCCACGAGGGCCCCGGGCAGTACCAG ctgTATCACTGCAGGAGGAACGAgtacccacccccagcccaccagCAGGAGACACTAGATGTAGGCAGGTTCCACAGGCTGCCCCAGCTGGACCACCCAAACATGATCCAACGCAAGGCCATCTCAG GGTATGCTGGCTTCATCCCCCGGTTTGCCTGCATGATGGGGCTGAATTACCGTGATGGGGTCACACAGGCTATGGACGAGTTTGACAAGAGCCAG TTCCTGTTTAGAAACCCCGCCTGTACCCAGGGAGAGAGGCTGCCCAGAACACATTGGCCCAACAGAACTATCTACAACAGCCAGGGCCTGATACCTTTCTACATGGGGTTCGTGCCAT CCATGAGGGATGACTTCGCACTGACGTTTGGCAACAGCACCCGTAAGGCCTATCAGAAGGAACTGGAGAGGAGAGAACAGACACTGAAAATGCTTTAA
- the STPG3 gene encoding protein STPG3 isoform X2, which translates to MNFDQKAVKFLANFYINGGKHWSHGPLRTKSSVPTQPMAAVLLSGPEATWDKMGPLAMQEFPAGLREQVGHLQEPPPICARNPKELWLERRPPVVTDLDIPGPTKYQVPDASVRESSAHPNFSMGRKHPAREGGGRRAWQTVWFQSEIPFTQKTDFNRERKWPSPADHDPLSRRAFPAFSFGGRRPASKAVEARSRSRLPQVWGAHDCAQPPLQVPPQVSGGEKRPSPNTYDILPGCCLQTPRPPAFSMSRSPAFTSWVSSSCNPGPAAYYVEDCYNSRFPSVPGVVIQGERRPKRHDTGPFCTL; encoded by the exons ATGAATTTTGACCAGAAGGCTGTGAAATTCCTGGCAAATTTTTACATCAATGGAGGCAAACACTGGAGCCATGGCCCCCTGAGGACGAAGTCCTCTGTGCCCACCCA GCCCATGGCTGCTGTGCTGTTGTCAGGGCCAGAGGCCACCTGGGACAAGATGGGGCCCCTAGCAATGCAGGAGTTCCCGGCAGGCCTTAGGGAGCAAGTGGGCCACCTCCAGGAACCCCCGCCCATCTGCGCCCGGAACCCAAAGGAGCTGT GGCTAGAGCGACGCCCCCCTGTCGTGACCGACCTGGACATCCCGGGCCCCACCAAGTACCAGGTGCCAGATGCTTCGGTGCGAGAATCCTCCGCGCACCCCAACTTCAGCATGGGCCGCAAGCACCCCGCCCGCG AGGGCGGTGGCCGCAGGGCGTGGCAGACCGTGTGGTTCCAGAGCGAAATCCCCTTCACGCAGAAAACCGACTTCAACCGGGAGCGAAAG TGGCCATCGCCCGCCGACCACGACCCACTCAGCAGACGTGCCTTCCCAGCTTTCAGCTTCGGGGGCCGTCGCCCCGCCTCCAAGGCAGTGGAGGCGCGCTCGCGATCCCGGCTGCCGCAGGTCTGGGGTGCACATGACTGTGCCCAGCCCCCGCTTCAGGTCCCACCGCAGGTCTCGGGCGGCGAGAAGCGCCCTAGCCCCAACACCTACGACATCCTTCCCGGGTGCTGTCTGCAGACCCCGCGCCCACCCGCCTTCTCCATGAGCCGCTCGCCCGCGTTCACGTCCTGGGTCAGCTCCT CCTGTAACCCCGGCCCAGCCGCCTACTACGTGGAGGATTGCTATAACTCGCGCTTCCCCTCAGTACCCGGAGTGGTCATCCAGGGCGAACGCAGACCCAAGCGCCATGACACAGGCCCCTTCTGCACGCTTTAG
- the STPG3 gene encoding protein STPG3 isoform X1, with amino-acid sequence MAAVLLSGPEATWDKMGPLAMQEFPAGLREQVGHLQEPPPICARNPKELWLERRPPVVTDLDIPGPTKYQVPDASVRESSAHPNFSMGRKHPAREGGGRRAWQTVWFQSEIPFTQKTDFNRERKWPSPADHDPLSRRAFPAFSFGGRRPASKAVEARSRSRLPQVWGAHDCAQPPLQVPPQVSGGEKRPSPNTYDILPGCCLQTPRPPAFSMSRSPAFTSWPVTPAQPPTTWRIAITRASPQYPEWSSRANADPSAMTQAPSARFRAC; translated from the exons ATGGCTGCTGTGCTGTTGTCAGGGCCAGAGGCCACCTGGGACAAGATGGGGCCCCTAGCAATGCAGGAGTTCCCGGCAGGCCTTAGGGAGCAAGTGGGCCACCTCCAGGAACCCCCGCCCATCTGCGCCCGGAACCCAAAGGAGCTGT GGCTAGAGCGACGCCCCCCTGTCGTGACCGACCTGGACATCCCGGGCCCCACCAAGTACCAGGTGCCAGATGCTTCGGTGCGAGAATCCTCCGCGCACCCCAACTTCAGCATGGGCCGCAAGCACCCCGCCCGCG AGGGCGGTGGCCGCAGGGCGTGGCAGACCGTGTGGTTCCAGAGCGAAATCCCCTTCACGCAGAAAACCGACTTCAACCGGGAGCGAAAG TGGCCATCGCCCGCCGACCACGACCCACTCAGCAGACGTGCCTTCCCAGCTTTCAGCTTCGGGGGCCGTCGCCCCGCCTCCAAGGCAGTGGAGGCGCGCTCGCGATCCCGGCTGCCGCAGGTCTGGGGTGCACATGACTGTGCCCAGCCCCCGCTTCAGGTCCCACCGCAGGTCTCGGGCGGCGAGAAGCGCCCTAGCCCCAACACCTACGACATCCTTCCCGGGTGCTGTCTGCAGACCCCGCGCCCACCCGCCTTCTCCATGAGCCGCTCGCCCGCGTTCACGTCCTGG CCTGTAACCCCGGCCCAGCCGCCTACTACGTGGAGGATTGCTATAACTCGCGCTTCCCCTCAGTACCCGGAGTGGTCATCCAGGGCGAACGCAGACCCAAGCGCCATGACACAGGCCCCTTCTGCACGCTTTAGAGCCTGCTGA